The window CGTGCCGGCGCGCGACGGTGACGGCATCGGGCAGACCGGTGGTGACGAACGTCCAGTCGAGGGCGCCGAGTCGGACGGACTCCGGCCGCGAGCTCGTCACGACGACGAAAGCCGGTTTGCCGACCTCCGCGGCGCCGTAGCCGGTCTCGTCGTCCCAGCCGTGCGGCCCGTCGACCAGGTCGAAGAGCCGGCGGCCGAGGATGACGGCGCCCGAACGGCCGGTCGCCTCGCGCAGGAGCCGACGGTCGTCGGGGTCGTCGGAGAACGCCCAGGTGTGCAGCGCCTCGCCACCGGTGCCCAGCCCGCTGTCCGGGCCCGGGTCCGGTCCGGTGACGAAGCCGTCGAGGGAGACCGAGATGTCCGCGATGATTCGTGTCATGTCGAGGTGGACTCCATCTGCCGCCTGCACTCATCTGTCATGGCCGCAGTATGTGACGCACGCCACTCGCCCTCAACAGGACGCGCTCGGGGTTCGCCGATCCGGGACGGGCGGGCGGGCGGGCGGCGGGGAGGCGAGCCACGGCCTGCCCCGGCGGCACCGCGCGGTTGCGCGAACGCGCACCCCGCGAAGGCCCGGTGAACCCCTCGGACCTGAGCAGCCGTCACCTCGACAGAGGAAGCCGTCCGCCGGACGGGCGGCTCCGGTCCGCGCTACTGAGGAGTACCCATGAAGAAGATCAAGACGGCGGTGGCCGCCGCCGTTCTCGCCGGTGTCGCGTCGATGGCCGCGCCCGCCAGCGCGGTGGCGGAGCCGATGCACTGCACCAGCCCGGCTTGGGGCGGCGAGTACCTCTGCGGCGGCGAGTTCGGCCAGCCCGGCATGGCCGAGTACGCCTACCGGGACGGTCGCCGACAGGTGTTCGTCATCGGCACCGACCACGCCGTGTGGACGCGTTCGAGCAGCGCGGCCGGCAAGAAGACCGCTTGGACGTCCCTGGGCGGCTACCTGATCGGTGGCGTCGGCATCATCGCCTCGGACACGGGCGGGGGCCAGTTCGAGGTCGGCGCGAGGGGCACGGACGGCGGCCTCTGGGCCCGGAGCCACGCCGCGAACGGCAGCTGGACGGCCTGGGCCCGGATCGCCTAGCACCCCGACTCCCCCGGCCCGTCGGGCATGCGAGCGTGCGCGCGTCGACGTCGGCGGCGAGCCGCGGCCGAGCCGCGTCGTCGTGCCATCGCGCCGCCGGCCGTGCCCTGGCGACGATCTCCCCGCCCGGTGTCCGGCGGGGAGTTCGTCGTTTCGGCTGCCGGGCGGTCTCACGGAGATCCACCGCCCCGGACGTTCACCGGCTTCCGCACCGGGAGCCGGATCGGCCTGGGTACGCTCGGCCCCATGGAAGATCGCGAACAGTACGTGAGGTACCAGCGGGACCGTGCCGTGCTGGCGGCGATCGGGGCCCATCTCGATCCCCAGGTCGATCGGATCACCGTGCGGTTGCCGCGCTCCGTCGCCGAGTCGGCGGTCGCCGCCTGGGACCGTGACGAGCTGGGCGAGGTCGGCGAGGAGAGCATCGCGGAGTACGAACTGCGCAACGACGCCGGTGACCTGGCCCTGATCGGCCTGATGATCACCGGCCGCGGTGTGTGGGACGCCGAGGGGGTCGTCGTCGATCTGGGTGTCATGGTCGTCGCGGGGGCGTTGCGGGCCGCGCTGGAGGCCGGGCCGCACGAGTGAGGGGCCGTTCGCCCGGTGGACGCGGTCCCCGGCCCTGGGACATGGGGCCGGGGACCGCGGTCGGTGGGGCGACGAAGGGTCAGGAGGCGGGCATCAGCACGGTGTCGACGATGTAGACGGTGGCGTTGGCGGTCTGCACGTTCCCGCAGAGGACCTTGGCGGACCCGTTGACGGCGAACTCGGGCGTGGCACCCGTGACGGTGACCTCGTCGGCCTCCAGGGTCTTGTGCGCACCGGTCAGGGCCGTCGGGGCCAGCCGCTGCGGGACGACGTGGTAGGTGAGGATCTTGGTGAGCTTGTCCTTGTCGGCGAGGACGGCGTCGAGGTCGGCCTTGGGCAGCTTGGCGAAGGCGTCGTTGGTGGGGGCGAAGACGGTGATGTTCTTCGCGGAGTTGAGGGTGTCGACGAGACCGGCCTTCTTGACCGCGGTGACGAGGGTGGAGAGCAGCGGGTTGTTGGAGGCGGCGGTGGCGACCGGGTCGGCGGCCATGCCCGTGAAGGAGCCGGCGCCGTCCTTGGGGACGGCGGTGCAGGCGGCGCCGAACGGCTGCCCGGTCATCGCCTGTCCGGCCGTGCTCGCCCCGGCCGTGCTCTGGGCGGCCGGGGAGTCCGGCACGGGTACCGGGTGCGCGGCCCCGGTGGTCGCGGCCGCCGCGGTCGGCGCCGGGCCGGCCGCCGTGGAGCTGTCGTCGCCCCCGCAGGCGGTGAGCGTGGCGGCGAGGACGCCGCCGACGAGCAGGGCGGTGACGGGCTTGCGGCGCAGGATGGTGGTCATCGGTTTCTTTCTCTTTCGGATGGGTGGTGGCGTCCCGCTCGGAGCGGGGGTCGGACGGTTCACAGGACGGTGACGACGGTGCTGTGCCAGCCCGTCGCACCGGCCGGGAAGGGCGGTCTGCGGGTCTCCTCCTGGACGGCCCCGGTCGCGTCGGTGGCGCGGACCTCCAGGCGGTGCGTGCCGGGCGTGGCCGAGCGCCAGGTGTGGTGCCACTGCCGCCACACGTCGGGCCCGGCGTCGGCGGCGAGCACCGCCTCCTGCCAGGGCCCGCCGTCGACGCGGACCTCGACGGCGGCGACGCCGCAGTGGGTCGCCCAGGCCGTGCCGGCGACGGTGACGTCCCCGCCTGGCACCCGTGCGAAGGCGGCGGGCACGTCGATGCGGGAGGCGGTGCGCACCTCGCCGGTGCGGTCCCACCCGCGCTGCACCCAGTACGGGTCGCGGGGCGGCGAAGGTGGTGACCTCCAGGTCGACCAGCCACCTGGTGGCGGAGGTGTAGCCGTAGAGGCCCGGGACGACGGTGCGGCAGGGGAAGCCGTGTTCGACGGGCAGCGGCGCGCCGTCTATGCCGATCGCCAGCAGGGCGGCGCGGCCGTCCAGGACCGACGCCACGGGTGTGCCGATGGTCATGCCGTCCTCGGAGCGGCCGAGCAGCTGCTCCGCACCGGTCCGCAGACCGGCCCGGCGCGGCAGGCCCGGCAGCGAGGCCCCGAGCCGGCGGGTGGTGCCCGCGTACGGGCCGCCGACCTCGTTGGAGACGCAGGTCAGGGTGTGGTCGAGTTCCTCCATCGGCAGCGCGAGCAACTCGTCGAAGGACAGTTCCAGGGGCCGGTCGACCAGGCCGTGGATCCGCAGCGTCCAGTCGCGCGGGTCGATCCGGGGCAGGGTCAGGGCCGTGTCGACGCGGTAGAAGTCGGCGGTCGGCGTGCGCAGCGGTGGGAGTCCGGGGATCCGTGGCCCGGCGGCGGGCGGCAGCGCTGGCAGGGGGCGGGCCGGTGGCGGCAGGACGACGGCCGCGGCGCGGTGGCGGGCCGCCACGGGCCCCAGGGCGACGGCGAGCAGTGCCATGACGGTGTAGATCCCGGTGAGGAGCACGGTCTTGTCGGAGGTGCCGAAGGAGCGCACCGCCCACTCCTTGACCGCGGTGGGCGCGAGGTCGATCGCGGCCGAGCCGATCGCGATCACCGGGGCCGCCTGCGGGCGCAGGAGGGCCGCCGCCGTCTCGCCGACGGCGAGGGCCGCGCAGGCGGCGGCCGCGCCGAACGCCATCAGGGCCGTCAGCGCTCCGGCACGGTCGCGGCGCCCGGCGCGTCGGGTGGTCACATCGTTGCTCACACTCCCCATTCGGTCGGCTCGGCGCCGCGGATGGGTCCGTTGCCCGGGTTCACTCGATCGGGTGAGGGGGGCGACCGGATCCGTCCGAAGGCAATCCGCCGGCCCGCCGGGGGCGAATACCGTCCGACCGGTGAACGACATTCCTGAAGCCCCGAACCAGGCCCGGACGGTCGCCGTGCCTGCCGCACGCGACCGTCCGGCCGGTACGCCTCGCCGCTGCATCCGCCCGGCCGGTCACCGGAGTTGCGGATCGCGGGGGCGTGGCAGGTGACCGCCGTCGCCTTCCTGCCCGGCCGCTCCGAGCCGCCGGGCGACCTCAAGGCGGTGATGGCGCTCGTCGCCGCCGGTGATCACGAGGCGTTCGCCCGGCTGTACGACGCGGTGGCCGGCCCGGTGTTCGGCCTGGTTCGCCGGATCCTTCGGGACGAGGCCCAGTCGGAGGAGGTGACGCAGGACGTGATGCTGGAGGTGTGGCGCGGCGCGGCCCGCTACGACCCGCTGCGCGGGGAGGTACTGCCCTGGGTGATGA of the Kitasatospora sp. NBC_01246 genome contains:
- a CDS encoding dihydrofolate reductase family protein, which codes for MTRIIADISVSLDGFVTGPDPGPDSGLGTGGEALHTWAFSDDPDDRRLLREATGRSGAVILGRRLFDLVDGPHGWDDETGYGAAEVGKPAFVVVTSSRPESVRLGALDWTFVTTGLPDAVTVARRHAEAASASSGRDLDVVLMGGGALIRSALDAGLVDLLSLHLAPVLLGAGTPLFTGAVPRTLVQRSVLATSTATHVTYDVH
- a CDS encoding fasciclin domain-containing protein, giving the protein MTTILRRKPVTALLVGGVLAATLTACGGDDSSTAAGPAPTAAAATTGAAHPVPVPDSPAAQSTAGASTAGQAMTGQPFGAACTAVPKDGAGSFTGMAADPVATAASNNPLLSTLVTAVKKAGLVDTLNSAKNITVFAPTNDAFAKLPKADLDAVLADKDKLTKILTYHVVPQRLAPTALTGAHKTLEADEVTVTGATPEFAVNGSAKVLCGNVQTANATVYIVDTVLMPAS